The following are encoded together in the Oryzias melastigma strain HK-1 linkage group LG17, ASM292280v2, whole genome shotgun sequence genome:
- the LOC112151788 gene encoding junctional protein associated with coronary artery disease isoform X2: MYSVEDLLISHGYKLPKSGPPSATPYEKRPADGQRELVDNRAGRGTLNGNEAERGASITGIYGSRQVLVKAYPTDNESAERNQRRKEAGIGILGDAQPLGDSLATDSGFYDVPSLTYSEPLSYDERDLSYWRRRGQDFSILLDYADGRELRASAGAWRPQALITAEEYRAERQAQQLWEDLSWLRDPEAGPGQLRVTGERKCQSLGTEDWRPAVGLGRQLSDGDGERWARDQYRLRTPEGFFHPRTKTKSQSLPRVLSPDGTDSRELIPSRPSLPDRQRLSSTVFSGPYSRYVYGGVRDRWSRNAGPSSHVALLPKPRFSRPLKPPSYEIHQQTRGSAEMLAIDQGAKQKDRSIYYSRGMDLRQDYFAQHSAISGMEPPGYIPPPSYKRAPPPRAVTINRNELANFRWRAEALQMSSSDPGRWFSRQGSGSWLEYYGERAASYRKQVHSGPEEETGHTRQLPIEEPRVKQISGGPSGTSLTDSDKIHNINKEIPSAKTLGQSTHDSAFPSQQQPAPNTETRKAAPSDNDTSNRWCNKVIIKKSNSVGPEQNRSQFLPSSILGKPPPPPCKLPDQGVSETVTEVKKVEQPEPQEKDKSKNLKKRLSETIFCLVSVPATPQLTGTIRDQNNNNEKSPDPAGSPSDNKTGHLTNQSLQSTSSAEAELQALTGSIASSKASSRASSKMFKKLPCRPPKINHYKELKLSGSWPANQYRDQETQTSPEAEKPTSENKEAQQEPAPPGTEVASDNSAVVGTAFSFPIQGVKSLKLSSNSAFSLTSTFSSQLNKSTVQQQTVPPSGNAEEAKPTASSGQEAFEQLRLKPTTQRPWDAVKELEMIQKEVQEEQQHQMNKQPSVDKCIEDLNEAYKDILELGTAGNKVSNGSVQIPERIKIRLTSEPLNKPSSLRRSAVSWSVDPEYREIKSAFSRPATKSVTFSKQLREELPVPPRETGFREYRVVAHLSRRRSNDGRTVKLDLPDEPIETPLCDFSPTMRTTAAEVPWADRQPMQDASTLTSPPDYEDICQALRQSKDPADNRGSAGLSRSNDSELLQDLSANSEEDCPICKRELENQMRQGPLPPLHEENSSDSSANQNGSPPQCAALASPAENLKMEEPSDSNLSQSGSEQGAETKEQHSLKQEGTGEKSGDSEMENVDISSNPAESLPANEATKDLLYTSLSLETDLAAEPQVADDQSVNETVTEDVELNKQKADEGGAAEGSASQTTTDMESELEECTTPDDKQEQEKRTFAVSDHRVVLRTHLGRDIPSLPEFPPERLPLSVPPNLDRRLSLSLEGERRTKGPSHRIEALQNKLAISPGRVAVERLARMREVDVICRVRRLSIRSTDSGDGEAEGENKEVEDLHPEPPVDTENNQDSTPFQQVAVETVMLDEKKSLLSEPHDPSPGKTV; the protein is encoded by the exons ATGTACAGCGTGGAGGACCTCCTCATTTCACACGGATACAAACTGCCCAAGAGCGGCCCTCCGTCTGCCACGCCTTATGAAAAGCGCCCCGCCGACGGCCAGCGCGAACTTGTGGACAACAGGGCGGGCCGGGGGACTCTGAACGGGAACGAGGCAGAGAGGGGGGCGTCCATCACAGGCATCTACGGCAGCAGGCAGGTGCTGGTGAAGGCCTACCCCACCGACAACGAGAGCGCGGAAAGGAACCAGAGGAGAAAAGAAGCCGGCATCGGTATCCTAGGTGACGCTCAGCCCTTGGGTGATTCTCTCGCCACAGATAGTGG attCTACGATGTTCCCAGTTTGACTTATTCGGAACCTCTGAGCTACGATGAGAGGGATCTTTCCTATTGGCGGAGGCGAGGTCAAGACTTCAGCATCCTTTTGGACTATGCTGATGGCAGGGAGCTAAGGGCTTCCGCTGGAGCCTGGAGGCCACAGGCCCTGATCACTGCAGAGGAATACAGAGCCGAGAGGCAAGCGCAGCAGCTATGGGAGGATCTTTCCTGGTTAAGGGATCCAGAAGCAGGCCCTGGTCAGCTCAGGGTGACTGGGGAAAGGAAGTGCCAAAGTCTTGGTACAGAGGACTGGAGGCCTGCTGTTGGTCTGGGGAGGCAGCTGTCAGATGGGGACGGCGAAAGGTGGGCCAGAGACCAGTATCGTCTAAGGACACCTGAGGGTTTCTTTCATCCtagaactaaaacaaagtctCAGTCTCTCCCCAGAGTTTTGTCACCTGATGGAACTGACAGTAGAGAGCTCATTCCATCAAGACCTAGCTTACCGGATAGACAGAGATTAAGCAGCACTGTTTTCTCTGGACCCTACAGCCGGTATGTTTATGGTGGTGTAAGGGACAGGTGGAGTAGGAATGCTGGGCCAAGTAGCCATGTTGCACTTTTACCAAAGCCCAGGTTCAGCCGGCCTTTAAAGCCTCCTTCATATGAGATTCACCAGCAGACCAGGGGTAGCGCTGAAATGCTTGCTATAGACCAGGGTGCCAAACAAAAGGACAGATCTATATACTACTCAAGGGGGATGGATTTGCGGCAAGACTATTTCGCACAACACTCTGCCATCTCTGGAATGGAGCCACCTGGCTACATCCCACCCCCCTCCTATAAAAGAGCACCACCCCCAAGAGCAGTTACTATCAACCGCAATGAACTGGCAAACTTTAGATGGAGAGCTGAAGCTTTGCAGATGTCTAGCTCTGATCCTGGAAGGTGGTTTTCCAGGCAAGGGAGTGGCTCATGGTTGGAATATTATGGAGAGCGCGCTGCATCCTATAGAAAACAGGTTCATTCTGGGCCTGAAGAAGAAACAGGTCATACTCGTCAACTACCCATTGAAGAACCAAGGGTGAAGCAAATCTCAGGAGGGCCTAGCGGAACTTCTCTAACCGACTCAGACAAAATCCATAACATCAACAAAGAGATTCCATCCGCTAAGACTTTAGGACAATCTACACATGATAGTGCCTTTCCTTCCCAACAGCAGCCAGCTCCCAATACCGAAACACGCAAAGCAGCTCCCAGCGACAACGACACCAGTAATCGATGGTGCAACAAGGTCATTATCAAGAAGAGTAACAGTGTAGGTCCTGAACAAAACCGTAGTCAATTTCTTCCCTCTTCAATTCTTGGTAAACCTCCACCACCACCGTGTAAGCTGCCAGACCAGGGTGTCTCTGAAACTGTGACAGAGGTAAAGAAAGTGGAACAACCAGAACCACAAGAGAAAGACAAATCTAAGAATCTAAAAAAGAGACTTAGTGAAACTATCTTCTGTTTGGTGTCTGTCCCTGCGACACCGCAGCTCACTGGGACAATTCGTGATCAGAATAACAACAACGAGAAGTCGCCAGATCCAGCAGGCAGTCCGAGTGACAACAAAACAGGCCATTTAACAAACCAAAGTCTCCAAAGCACATCTTCAGCGGAAGCTGAACTGCAAGCACTAACTGGTAGCATAGCAAGCAGCAAAGCGAGCAGTAGAGCAAGcagcaaaatgtttaaaaaattacccTGTAGACCacctaaaataaatcattacaaGGAGCTCAAACTCTCTGGATCCTGGCCTGCAAATCAGTATAGAGACCAGGAGACTCAAACTAGCCCAGAGGCCGAAAAACCCACTTCTGAAAACAAGGAAGCACAACAAGAACCTGCCCCTCCTGGCACTGAGGTTGCTTCTGACAACAGCGCTGTAGTGGGCACTGCCTTTAGTTTTCCCATACAAGGtgttaaaagtcttaaattgtCAAGCAACAGCGCCTTCTCTCTAACCTCCACCTTCTCCAGCCAGCTGAACAAGAGCACAGTTCAGCAACAAACAGTCCCACCTTCAGGAAATGCGGAGGAGGCAAAACCAACAGCCAGCAGCGGGCAAGAGGCTTTTGAACAACTTCGACTAAAGCCAACCACACAACGACCATGGGATGCTGTCAAGGAGCTAGAGATGATTCAGAAGGAAGTTCAAGAGGAACAGCAGCATCAGATGAACAAGCAACCCAGTGTAGACAAGTGCATAGAGGATCTTAATGAGGCCTACAAAGACATCTTAGAGCTAGGCACTGCCGGCAATAAAGTCTCAAACGGTTCAGTCCAAATTCCTGAACGTATCAAAATTCGACTAACATCAGAACCTCTCAACAAGCCCAGCAGCCTTAGACGCAGTGCAGTAAGCTGGTCTGTTGACCCAGAATACAGAGAAATCAAGAGTGCTTTCTCCAGGCCAGCAACAAAGTCAGTAACATTTAGCAAGCAGCTTAGAGAAGAACTTCCAGTCCCACCAAGGGAGACAGGCTTCAGAGAATACAGGGTTGTTGCTCATCTTTCGCGTAGACGGAGCAACGATGGCAGGACAGTGAAACTTGACCTGCCAGATGAGCCCATTGAGACACCACTTTGTGACTTCAGCCCAACCATGCGGACCACAGCAGCTGAGGTACCATGGGCAGATCGACAGCCCATGCAAGATGCCTCTACCCTTACTAGTCCTCCAGATTACGAGGACATTTGTCAGGCTTTGCGTCAGTCTAAAGATCCAGCAGACAATAGAGGTTCTGCTGGCCTTTCCAGATCTAACGACTCAGAGCTCCTTCAAGACCTCAGTGCTAACTCTGAGGAAGATTGCCCCATTTGCAAAAGAGAGCTTGAGAATCAAATGAGACAGGGTCCATTGCCACCACTTCATGAGGAGAACAGCTCGGACAGCTCAGCCAATCAAAATGGCAGTCCGCCACAATGTGCTGCATTGGCGAGTCCAgcagaaaacttaaaaatggaGGAGCCAAGTGACTCTAATTTGAGCCAGTCAGGGTCAGAGCAGGGTGCTGAAACAAAAGAGCAGCATTCACTAAAACAAGAAGGAACTGGTGAGAAATCAGGTGATTCTGAAATGGAAAACGTTGATATCTCATCTAATCCTGCAGAGAGCCTACCAGCAAATGAAGCTACAAAGGACCTTTTATATACATCCTTAAGTTTAGAAACTGATCTAGCTGCAGAACCCCAAGTTGCAGATGATCAAAGTGTTAATGAAACTGTCACAGAAGACGTTGAGCTCAACAAGCAGAAAGCAGATGAAGGAGGAGCAGCCGAAGGTAGTGCAAGCCAAACGACAACTGACATGGAAAGTGAGTTGGAGGAATGTACAACACCAGATGACAAGCAGGAGCAAGAAAAGAGGACATTTGCTGTTTCAGACCATCGGGTTGTCCTACGAACTCACCTGGGGAGGGACATTCCAAGTTTACCAGAGTTTCCACCAGAAAGACTGCCTCTTTCCGTCCCTCCAAACCTCGACAGAAGATTATCTCTGAGCTTGGAGGGAGAAAGGAGGACCAAAGGGCCTTCCCACCGAATCGAGGCGCTGCAGAACAAGCTGGCAATTTCCCCAGGTCGTGTGGCTGTTGAACGACTGGCCAGGATGAGAGAGGTGGATGTCATTTGCCGTGTGAGACGCTTGAGCATCAGGAGTACTGACTCTGGGGATGGGGAGGCAGAAGGGGAGAATAAGGAAGTGGAGGACCTGCATCCTGAGCCTCCTGTAGACACAGAGAACAATCAAGACAGCACTCCTTTCCAGCAGGTCGCAGTGGAGACAGTGATGCTAGATGAGAAGAAGTCATTGCTCTCAG AGCCCCATGACCCCAGTCCAGGGAAGACAGTGTAG
- the LOC112151788 gene encoding junctional protein associated with coronary artery disease isoform X1, with protein MYSVEDLLISHGYKLPKSGPPSATPYEKRPADGQRELVDNRAGRGTLNGNEAERGASITGIYGSRQVLVKAYPTDNESAERNQRRKEAGIGILGDAQPLGDSLATDSGFYDVPSLTYSEPLSYDERDLSYWRRRGQDFSILLDYADGRELRASAGAWRPQALITAEEYRAERQAQQLWEDLSWLRDPEAGPGQLRVTGERKCQSLGTEDWRPAVGLGRQLSDGDGERWARDQYRLRTPEGFFHPRTKTKSQSLPRVLSPDGTDSRELIPSRPSLPDRQRLSSTVFSGPYSRYVYGGVRDRWSRNAGPSSHVALLPKPRFSRPLKPPSYEIHQQTRGSAEMLAIDQGAKQKDRSIYYSRGMDLRQDYFAQHSAISGMEPPGYIPPPSYKRAPPPRAVTINRNELANFRWRAEALQMSSSDPGRWFSRQGSGSWLEYYGERAASYRKQVHSGPEEETGHTRQLPIEEPRVKQISGGPSGTSLTDSDKIHNINKEIPSAKTLGQSTHDSAFPSQQQPAPNTETRKAAPSDNDTSNRWCNKVIIKKSNSVGPEQNRSQFLPSSILGKPPPPPCKLPDQGVSETVTEVKKVEQPEPQEKDKSKNLKKRLSETIFCLVSVPATPQLTGTIRDQNNNNEKSPDPAGSPSDNKTGHLTNQSLQSTSSAEAELQALTGSIASSKASSRASSKMFKKLPCRPPKINHYKELKLSGSWPANQYRDQETQTSPEAEKPTSENKEAQQEPAPPGTEVASDNSAVVGTAFSFPIQGVKSLKLSSNSAFSLTSTFSSQLNKSTVQQQTVPPSGNAEEAKPTASSGQEAFEQLRLKPTTQRPWDAVKELEMIQKEVQEEQQHQMNKQPSVDKCIEDLNEAYKDILELGTAGNKVSNGSVQIPERIKIRLTSEPLNKPSSLRRSAVSWSVDPEYREIKSAFSRPATKSVTFSKQLREELPVPPRETGFREYRVVAHLSRRRSNDGRTVKLDLPDEPIETPLCDFSPTMRTTAAEVPWADRQPMQDASTLTSPPDYEDICQALRQSKDPADNRGSAGLSRSNDSELLQDLSANSEEDCPICKRELENQMRQGPLPPLHEENSSDSSANQNGSPPQCAALASPAENLKMEEPSDSNLSQSGSEQGAETKEQHSLKQEGTGEKSGDSEMENVDISSNPAESLPANEATKDLLYTSLSLETDLAAEPQVADDQSVNETVTEDVELNKQKADEGGAAEGSASQTTTDMESELEECTTPDDKQEQEKRTFAVSDHRVVLRTHLGRDIPSLPEFPPERLPLSVPPNLDRRLSLSLEGERRTKGPSHRIEALQNKLAISPGRVAVERLARMREVDVICRVRRLSIRSTDSGDGEAEGENKEVEDLHPEPPVDTENNQDSTPFQQVAVETVMLDEKKSLLSGENRHSRRCLPSSEMLGAVDNNSL; from the exons ATGTACAGCGTGGAGGACCTCCTCATTTCACACGGATACAAACTGCCCAAGAGCGGCCCTCCGTCTGCCACGCCTTATGAAAAGCGCCCCGCCGACGGCCAGCGCGAACTTGTGGACAACAGGGCGGGCCGGGGGACTCTGAACGGGAACGAGGCAGAGAGGGGGGCGTCCATCACAGGCATCTACGGCAGCAGGCAGGTGCTGGTGAAGGCCTACCCCACCGACAACGAGAGCGCGGAAAGGAACCAGAGGAGAAAAGAAGCCGGCATCGGTATCCTAGGTGACGCTCAGCCCTTGGGTGATTCTCTCGCCACAGATAGTGG attCTACGATGTTCCCAGTTTGACTTATTCGGAACCTCTGAGCTACGATGAGAGGGATCTTTCCTATTGGCGGAGGCGAGGTCAAGACTTCAGCATCCTTTTGGACTATGCTGATGGCAGGGAGCTAAGGGCTTCCGCTGGAGCCTGGAGGCCACAGGCCCTGATCACTGCAGAGGAATACAGAGCCGAGAGGCAAGCGCAGCAGCTATGGGAGGATCTTTCCTGGTTAAGGGATCCAGAAGCAGGCCCTGGTCAGCTCAGGGTGACTGGGGAAAGGAAGTGCCAAAGTCTTGGTACAGAGGACTGGAGGCCTGCTGTTGGTCTGGGGAGGCAGCTGTCAGATGGGGACGGCGAAAGGTGGGCCAGAGACCAGTATCGTCTAAGGACACCTGAGGGTTTCTTTCATCCtagaactaaaacaaagtctCAGTCTCTCCCCAGAGTTTTGTCACCTGATGGAACTGACAGTAGAGAGCTCATTCCATCAAGACCTAGCTTACCGGATAGACAGAGATTAAGCAGCACTGTTTTCTCTGGACCCTACAGCCGGTATGTTTATGGTGGTGTAAGGGACAGGTGGAGTAGGAATGCTGGGCCAAGTAGCCATGTTGCACTTTTACCAAAGCCCAGGTTCAGCCGGCCTTTAAAGCCTCCTTCATATGAGATTCACCAGCAGACCAGGGGTAGCGCTGAAATGCTTGCTATAGACCAGGGTGCCAAACAAAAGGACAGATCTATATACTACTCAAGGGGGATGGATTTGCGGCAAGACTATTTCGCACAACACTCTGCCATCTCTGGAATGGAGCCACCTGGCTACATCCCACCCCCCTCCTATAAAAGAGCACCACCCCCAAGAGCAGTTACTATCAACCGCAATGAACTGGCAAACTTTAGATGGAGAGCTGAAGCTTTGCAGATGTCTAGCTCTGATCCTGGAAGGTGGTTTTCCAGGCAAGGGAGTGGCTCATGGTTGGAATATTATGGAGAGCGCGCTGCATCCTATAGAAAACAGGTTCATTCTGGGCCTGAAGAAGAAACAGGTCATACTCGTCAACTACCCATTGAAGAACCAAGGGTGAAGCAAATCTCAGGAGGGCCTAGCGGAACTTCTCTAACCGACTCAGACAAAATCCATAACATCAACAAAGAGATTCCATCCGCTAAGACTTTAGGACAATCTACACATGATAGTGCCTTTCCTTCCCAACAGCAGCCAGCTCCCAATACCGAAACACGCAAAGCAGCTCCCAGCGACAACGACACCAGTAATCGATGGTGCAACAAGGTCATTATCAAGAAGAGTAACAGTGTAGGTCCTGAACAAAACCGTAGTCAATTTCTTCCCTCTTCAATTCTTGGTAAACCTCCACCACCACCGTGTAAGCTGCCAGACCAGGGTGTCTCTGAAACTGTGACAGAGGTAAAGAAAGTGGAACAACCAGAACCACAAGAGAAAGACAAATCTAAGAATCTAAAAAAGAGACTTAGTGAAACTATCTTCTGTTTGGTGTCTGTCCCTGCGACACCGCAGCTCACTGGGACAATTCGTGATCAGAATAACAACAACGAGAAGTCGCCAGATCCAGCAGGCAGTCCGAGTGACAACAAAACAGGCCATTTAACAAACCAAAGTCTCCAAAGCACATCTTCAGCGGAAGCTGAACTGCAAGCACTAACTGGTAGCATAGCAAGCAGCAAAGCGAGCAGTAGAGCAAGcagcaaaatgtttaaaaaattacccTGTAGACCacctaaaataaatcattacaaGGAGCTCAAACTCTCTGGATCCTGGCCTGCAAATCAGTATAGAGACCAGGAGACTCAAACTAGCCCAGAGGCCGAAAAACCCACTTCTGAAAACAAGGAAGCACAACAAGAACCTGCCCCTCCTGGCACTGAGGTTGCTTCTGACAACAGCGCTGTAGTGGGCACTGCCTTTAGTTTTCCCATACAAGGtgttaaaagtcttaaattgtCAAGCAACAGCGCCTTCTCTCTAACCTCCACCTTCTCCAGCCAGCTGAACAAGAGCACAGTTCAGCAACAAACAGTCCCACCTTCAGGAAATGCGGAGGAGGCAAAACCAACAGCCAGCAGCGGGCAAGAGGCTTTTGAACAACTTCGACTAAAGCCAACCACACAACGACCATGGGATGCTGTCAAGGAGCTAGAGATGATTCAGAAGGAAGTTCAAGAGGAACAGCAGCATCAGATGAACAAGCAACCCAGTGTAGACAAGTGCATAGAGGATCTTAATGAGGCCTACAAAGACATCTTAGAGCTAGGCACTGCCGGCAATAAAGTCTCAAACGGTTCAGTCCAAATTCCTGAACGTATCAAAATTCGACTAACATCAGAACCTCTCAACAAGCCCAGCAGCCTTAGACGCAGTGCAGTAAGCTGGTCTGTTGACCCAGAATACAGAGAAATCAAGAGTGCTTTCTCCAGGCCAGCAACAAAGTCAGTAACATTTAGCAAGCAGCTTAGAGAAGAACTTCCAGTCCCACCAAGGGAGACAGGCTTCAGAGAATACAGGGTTGTTGCTCATCTTTCGCGTAGACGGAGCAACGATGGCAGGACAGTGAAACTTGACCTGCCAGATGAGCCCATTGAGACACCACTTTGTGACTTCAGCCCAACCATGCGGACCACAGCAGCTGAGGTACCATGGGCAGATCGACAGCCCATGCAAGATGCCTCTACCCTTACTAGTCCTCCAGATTACGAGGACATTTGTCAGGCTTTGCGTCAGTCTAAAGATCCAGCAGACAATAGAGGTTCTGCTGGCCTTTCCAGATCTAACGACTCAGAGCTCCTTCAAGACCTCAGTGCTAACTCTGAGGAAGATTGCCCCATTTGCAAAAGAGAGCTTGAGAATCAAATGAGACAGGGTCCATTGCCACCACTTCATGAGGAGAACAGCTCGGACAGCTCAGCCAATCAAAATGGCAGTCCGCCACAATGTGCTGCATTGGCGAGTCCAgcagaaaacttaaaaatggaGGAGCCAAGTGACTCTAATTTGAGCCAGTCAGGGTCAGAGCAGGGTGCTGAAACAAAAGAGCAGCATTCACTAAAACAAGAAGGAACTGGTGAGAAATCAGGTGATTCTGAAATGGAAAACGTTGATATCTCATCTAATCCTGCAGAGAGCCTACCAGCAAATGAAGCTACAAAGGACCTTTTATATACATCCTTAAGTTTAGAAACTGATCTAGCTGCAGAACCCCAAGTTGCAGATGATCAAAGTGTTAATGAAACTGTCACAGAAGACGTTGAGCTCAACAAGCAGAAAGCAGATGAAGGAGGAGCAGCCGAAGGTAGTGCAAGCCAAACGACAACTGACATGGAAAGTGAGTTGGAGGAATGTACAACACCAGATGACAAGCAGGAGCAAGAAAAGAGGACATTTGCTGTTTCAGACCATCGGGTTGTCCTACGAACTCACCTGGGGAGGGACATTCCAAGTTTACCAGAGTTTCCACCAGAAAGACTGCCTCTTTCCGTCCCTCCAAACCTCGACAGAAGATTATCTCTGAGCTTGGAGGGAGAAAGGAGGACCAAAGGGCCTTCCCACCGAATCGAGGCGCTGCAGAACAAGCTGGCAATTTCCCCAGGTCGTGTGGCTGTTGAACGACTGGCCAGGATGAGAGAGGTGGATGTCATTTGCCGTGTGAGACGCTTGAGCATCAGGAGTACTGACTCTGGGGATGGGGAGGCAGAAGGGGAGAATAAGGAAGTGGAGGACCTGCATCCTGAGCCTCCTGTAGACACAGAGAACAATCAAGACAGCACTCCTTTCCAGCAGGTCGCAGTGGAGACAGTGATGCTAGATGAGAAGAAGTCATTGCTCTCAGGTGAGAACAGACATAGTAGACGTTGTTTACCCTCCTCAGAAATGTTGGGAGCTGTTGACAATAACTCGCTTTAA